CGGTCCGTGCTCAGGGCCCGTGCCAGGTTGTCGAACTGCTGGCGGCCGTACGTGGCGAACGCGTCCATCATCCGCAGCACCGCGCGCCGCTGCTCGTAGGTCGCCGGCAGGTGCGCGAGCGAGGTGGGACAGATGGGTTCCCTCCAGTCGGACGCCTGCTGGGCGTAAAGCAGGTGGTGCGTGCCCTCGAGATAGATGAGGGGAGGGCTCGTCGGGTGGTCCGCCGCGAAGCGCTCCGTGAGCACGCGCAGGTTGCCGAAGAAGGCGCGCGACATGAAGTGCACGGACATGAGGGCCCAGTACTTGAGCAGGGGATCATTGGGCACGCGCAGCGTCTCGCGCCGGAACTCGTGCAGGGCCTCCATCTCCGGCCGGCCATACACCTTGTCGAAGAACCACCACTCGAGCAGCTCCGCGGGCGTCCAGGGGATGCGGGCATCCATGTCCAGCACCTCCCAGTCATGCAGGAACAGCTCGGCCTCGGTGGAGAACGTGCGGCGCAGGAAGTCCACCGTGGGGGTACCGGGCCCCGTGGCGGGCTCCTGCACCCGGCAGTCCTGGAGGTAGAATGAATGCAGCGCGCTGATGCGGGGGGCGAACAGCAGCGCCGCGCAGCGCAGCATGAAGAGCGCCTCCTTGCCCTGTGCCTCGCGCATCATCGCGGAGATGGGGTGGCCCACGAAGTCGGCATGGTGGCGGTACCAGGCGGCGATGAGATCGCCCTGCTCGGTGAACTTCTCGGGCCGGGGGTTCCACGTCGGCGCCGGAAGCTGGCCGGCCTGGTACGCGTCCAGTTGCTCGCGAACGAGCCGCATGCGCTCACGCCGCTCGCGCGTCAGCAGCGGCCCCGGCCCACCGGCCTCCTCCGCCGTCTGGACGAAGCGGTGCATGAAGTCGTTCATCTCCACCGAGAGCGCATGCTTGCGCTCCACCAGCCTCAGGGCCCGCTCGCTCTGCTCGGGCGAGAACGTCACTGGCTCGGACTCCGAGCTGCCCACGTGTCCCGACTCCCGCTCCAGGTGGTGCATGCCGAAGTAGACCGGGACGATGCCCGTCTGCCGCCTCACCTGCAGCGCCTGGTTCGTCGTGGCGGAGAAGAGCAGGTGACCATCCTTCTCGAGCTGCTCCACGTGCAGGTAGCGGTAGGCGGGCTCCGTCGCCTCGTCACCGACGAGCTCCTGGATGCGCTGGCTCTCCACGGCGCGTCCCCGGTCGAGCATGGGTGACATCCACAGCGCCCACATCAGCGAGCTGGCGCGCCGGGTCCCCCACAACTCGTCCAGCTCCAGCCGGCGGAAGTCCGCCAGGAAGAGCCGCGCGTGCGTCCGGTCCTCCACGACATGGTCGTTGATGGTGTCCTTGAGCTTCGCGTCCTGCTCCGATTCCTTCTCATTCTTGCGGAACGCGAGATAACGCTCGTTGTAGAAGGGAAAGGACATCACGAAGCCGAGCAGGGGAATGAAGCAGTCGTAGTGCCGCCGCGAGTCCCTCAGGTGCGAGTCGCCAATCCAACGGTAGATGGCGTGCCCCTCCAGTTCGCGCGACAGGGCGTCCAGGTGTCCCAGGGCTGCTTGCATGATCGATTCCTCGCGGGAGGGGGGGCTGGGCCAGCGAACAACTGCGGCTCGCTGAATCGATACATCTTTCCCGGGGGGCTGAAAAATGGGGTTCTGGTAAAATCATTATCCCGGGAAACGGGAGAATGAGCGGATGGATGTCTTTCAGGCGATGAGGGTGTTCGCGAAGGTGGTGGAGCTGGAAGGCTTCTCGCGGGCGGCGGAGCGGCTGGGCATCTCGGCCACGGCGGCGTCGCGTCAGGTGGCCGAGCTGGAGGCGCGGCTGGGAGTGCGGCTGCTGCATCGCACGACGCGCAGGCTGTACCTCACCGACAGCGGACGGAGCTACTACGAGCGCTGCGCGCAGATCCTCAACGACCTGGACGAGGCGGAGCTGACCATCTCCTCGGCGGCGGGGCGGCCCCAGGGTCTGCTGCGGGTGGCGGCGCCGGTGTCCTTTGGCGTCCAGCACCTCACACCGCTGTTCCTGGACTACATGGAGCGCTACCCGGAGGTGACGCTGGAGCTGTCGCTGTCCGACCGCATGGTGGACCTGGTCGAGGAGGGCTATGACCTGGCCCTGCGCATCACCCAGGAGCTGAAGACGACGCTGGTGGCCCGGCCGCTGGCCCAGGCGCGCCTGGTGGCCTGCGCGGCGCCCTCCTACCTCGAGCGCCATGGGGTGCCGCGCACGCCGGAGGAGCTCCGTCACCACGAGTGCCTGTGCTACACGTACGACGCGCTGCGCGGCGTCTGGGAGTTCGAGGGTTCCTCGGGGCCCGTCCGGGTGTCCGTCCAGGGTCGGCTCGCCACCAACAACGGGGACTCCCTGCGCGCGGCGGCGGTGGCGGGACGGGGCATCATCCTGGAGCCCACCTTCCTGGTGGGCGAGGATCTGCGACAAGGCCGCCTCGTGCGGCTGCTGTCGGACTACCCGGTGTCGCCCCTCACCCTCTACGCCGTCTATCCGAGCCGACGCTATCTCTCGCCCAAGGTGCGCACCCTCGTCGACTTCCTCGTCGAGCGCATCGCCGAGCCCCTCCCCTGGGATGCCTGGATGCGCAGCGGCGTCCGGGACACGGGCTCCGGGCGGTGAGCCCGGGTGGGCGAAGGAGGCGCGCTCAGGCCGCGGCGGGGGGCGGCGCGGCGGGAGGCACCTGGGGCACCTTCTGCTTCTTCGAGCGCATCACCAGGAAGACGATGCCCAGCACGAGTCCGATGCCCGCGCCCACGCCGGTGCCGGTGAGCTGGTAGCCCAGCAACTGCGCGGTGACGCTGCGGATGACCTCGGGCAGGTTGCACATCGTCTGGGTCGCCTGGATGCGGGTGGTGTTGTCCCACTCGAGCCACTTGGGTCCCAGCCACGAGGCGGTGGCCAGTCCCCCGAAGGCTCCCGCCAGGATGAAGGTGAGCAGTGTCTTCAGGGTGGCAATCATCCAGGAACCTCGGTCAGGAGACGGGGAAGCGTCCTTTAGCACGGGGCGGCGCGCGTGTTATTTGGAAACCCGTGCCGCTCCTTCCGCTCGCCGCCCTGTTCGGGGTCATCACGTTCGTGTGTGCCCTCTTCCTGCTCGTCCATGCGTTCCGCCGCAGCCTGGGCACGGGGATGATGGTGCTCCTGGTGCCGTTCTACCTGCCCGTGTATGCCTTCAGTCAGTTCGAGCACTCGCGCAAGAACCTCATCCTCGCGGGCTTCTTCGGCAGCACCCTGCTCACCGCCGTCTTCCTGGGCCTCGGCGCCCATGCCCTGGAGCAGGTGATGGTGCGTCCGCCTCCGCCCACGCCCTTCTGAGCCGCTCCGCGACGTGGCGCCCGTGGTCCCCACTGCCGAGCCGCTGGCCTCGAGCACTCCCCGCTGTCCGCCGCACCAGCGCCCGGCGGTCGCCACCTGCGTGCGCTGCGGCACCTTCCTGTGCGGCGAGTGCACCGAGTTGCTCGGCGAGTCGGCCACCTGCGCGTCCTGCCTTCCGCTGCTCCGGGCGCACGGCGCGGCCTCGCTCCCGCTCAAGCTGGCGTTCGGCCTGTGCGTGGCCGCGATGATGTCCTCGCCGTTCACCCTGCTCCTGCCCCTGCACGTGAAGGTGGACCCCGAGCGGGCCCTGATCGTGCTGCCCCTGTTGCGCCGCCTGCCCGTGCTCAACGTGCTGGCGGCCGGGGTGGGCGGGGTGCTGGCATCGCGTGAACTGCGCCGCCTGGGGCCCGGCGCGCGCTCCACTCCGGCGGGCTCGCTGGCGCGGTGGACCCGCGCGCTCGCATGGCTCAACCTCGGCTTCGCCCTGCTCCAGGGCTTGCTCGTGCTGCGGCTCGTCCTGGGCCTGCGCGCCCTGGCCGGGCCCTGAGGCTCACACCCCGCGCTCGTTTGGATCCCAGATGTACTTGTGCATCTGAAGCTGGAAGCGCACCGGCAGCCGGTCCGCGATCACCCACTCGGCCAGGTCCTTCGTGGTGATCTTCCCGTGCACGGTGGAGAAGAGCAGCTCGTAGGGCCTGTCCAACAGCCGGTGCTCGGTGATGAGCCGCTTGCTCCACTCGTAGTCCTCTCGGCTGCCGATGACGAACTTGAGCTCGTCGTTGGCGTTCATCGACTCGAGGTTGCGGTAGTCGTTGCGATCGCTCTCACCGGAGGAGGGCGTCTTCATGTCCACGATCTTGTGCACCGCGGGGGGCACGAGCCGCACGTCGATGGCACCACTGGTCTCCAGGAGCACGGTCAGGCCGGCGCCGAGCAACTGCTCCATCAGCGGATACACCCCGGGCTGTAGCAGGGGCTCGCCCCCCGTCACCTCCACGCGCGGCGAGCCGAGCGCCTTCACCTCGTCCACCACCTCGGAGATCTTGCGGCGTTGGCCGCCATGGAAGGCGAACTCGCTGTCGCAGTAGGAGCAGCGCAGGTGACAGCCGGTGAGCCGCACGAAGGAGCACAGCAGTCCCGCGTGCGAGGACTCGCCCTGCACCGAGAGGTAGATCTCCTTGACCACCACCGAGTCAGCGGTGGGAACACGACGGGGCTCGATGTGGGGGCGCGCGAGGGGCATGGGCGAGAATCCGGGGGGAGAATCGCTTCAACCCCACCCGCGCGGGCGATGCAAGCGCGGAGCTGGTCCCCGCGGTGGGCCCGCCCCCCAGGCGGCGCGGCGGGCGCCCGGAGGCAGGGGGCTCAAGGCGATGAGGCGCGGCCCTTCACCTGGGCGATGTGGGAGTCGATGAGTCGCCGCGCGATGCTCAGGGGCGGAGGGATGCGGGGCAGTCGGTCCACGCCGAACCAGCCGGCCTCGGCGATCTCCTGGCCATCCACGCGGATCTCCCCGCTGGCGTACTCGGCGGTGAAGCCCACCATGAGCGAGCGGCCGAAGGGCCAGGGCTGGCTGCCGAAGTAGCGCAGGTTCTTCAGCTCCAGACCCACCTCCTCGCGCACCTCGCGCGCCACCGTCTCCTCCAGCGACTCGCCCACGTCCACGAAGCCGGCCAGGGTGCTGAAGAAGGCATCGGGGAAGCTCGCGTTGCGCGCGAGCAGCATCTCGTCCCCGCGGCTGATGAGCACGATGACCGCGGGGGAGATGCGCGGATAGAAGGGCGTGCGGCACGCGGAGCAGCGGCGCGCGCGCTCGCCCGGCGTGAGCACCGTGGGTTGTGCGCAGCGTCCGCAGAAGCGGTGCAGCAGATCCCACTCGGCGATCGCCAGCGAGCGGCCGACGATGCCGAAGGTGTCCTCGTCCACGCGCGAGTAGAGGGCGCGTCCGGGGATGAACTTCATGCCAGTGGGGGCCTCGGTGTCCTTGGGCAGGGCGGTGACGTAGCAGTCCACGCCATCGAGCGTGCCGAGGAAGAGGGTCTGGGTGGCGAGGGAGGGCAGCCGGCCCACGGTGGGCAGCAGCGCGCCGCCCTCGCCCTCGCCGTCGGTGACGAGCAGGTCGAAGCCCCGGGCGGCGAAGAGCAGGGCGGAGTCACGCGGACGGTCGGGGGCGTCGAATCCAGGAACGAATCGGGAAGGGCTCACGCGCGACACCTTAGCGGACCCGCTACGCTTGCGCAGGGAACCCCCGAGCCCCCACCTTGGAACCACCCCTTGGAAACACCCCTTCCATGACGCACGTCGCCGCCACCGCCCGCGTTCCTCCCGGCCCCAAGGGGCACTGGCTCCTCGGCAATCTTCCCGAGCGGAGATCCGACCCGCTCACGCTCTTCCAGCGGGGCCGCGAGCGCTACGGGGACGTGGTGCGCTACCCCATGGGTCCCCTGCTCATGTACCAGCTCAGCCACCCGGACGACGTCAAACGTGTCCTCGTGGACAACGCGCAGAACTACCAGAAGACCGCGCTGATGCAGCGGCTGCGGCCCGTGCTGGGCGAAGGGTTGCTCCTGAGCGAAGGGGACTTCTGGAAGCGCCAGCGCCGGCTCGCCCAGCCCGCCTTCCACCGCGAGCGCATGGAGGACATCGCCGCGCTCATCACCCGGCTCGTCGAGGAGTCGCTGCCGCGCTGGGACGCGCTCGCCGCCCGGGGCGAGCCCTTCGACCTGTGCGCGGAGTTGATGCGGCTGGTGCTGTCCATCACCGGCCAGGTGCTCTTCAGCACGGACTTGAGCGGCGCCGCGAACGACATGGCGCGCGCGGTCACCACCGTGCTGGAGGAACTCAACCAGCGCGTCCTGTCCGCGCTGCCGCTGCCCTCGCTGCTGCCCCTGCCGGGCCACCTGCGGCTGCGCTCGGCCATCCGCGTGTTGGATCGCATCGTCTACGGCATCATCGACGGGCGTCACCGAGGCACGGACGCGAGCGGAGATCTCCTCTCCATGCTCATGGCGGCGCGCGACGCGGACACCGGCGAGGGCATGAGTGACCGGCAGCTTCGCGACGAGGTGATGACGCTCGTGCTGGCGGGGCACGAGACCACCGCCAACGCGCTCGCGTGGACCTTCCTCCTCTTGCACCAACACCCCGAGGCGGCGAAGCGGCTCGTCGAGGAGGTGACGGGCGTGCTGGACGAGCGGACACCCACGTTCCAGGACCTGCCCCGCCTGCGCTACACCGCGCGCGTCTTCGACGAGTCCATGCGGCTCTATCCCCCCGCCTGGCTCATCAGCCGGGTGGCACTCGCCGATGACGAGCTCGGGGGCTACATGCTGCCCCGGGGCTCCATCGTCGTCATGTTGCCGTATGTCATCCACCGCCACCCCGCCTTCTGGGAACGTCCGGACTCCTTCGACCCGGACCGCTTCCTGCCCGAGCGCGCGGGGACGCGTCCGCGTTTCGCCTGGCTGCCCTTCGGGGGTGGACAGCGCATGTGCATCGGCAGTGGGCTCGCCCTGTTGGAGGGGCAGCTCTGCCTGGCAATGCTCGCGCGGCGCTACCGCTTCCAACTGGTGCCGGAACACCCCGTCGTTCCCCAGGCGCTGGTGACCTTGCGGCCCCGGTTTGGTTTGCGAGTCATCGCCCGGCGGCGCGAACCGGGGACGGTGCAGGGGGAAGTGCTTGACGGTGCCGGGCGGGAGCGCTCGGATGCCCGTCCATGAAAGAGTTGCTCACTCGCGCCGAAGCCACGAACTATCAGGAAACCTCCCGGCACGCCGACGTGCTTGCCTTCGTCGACGCGCTCTGCGCGCGCACGAAGCTCGCGCGGCGCGTGGACTTCGGACAGAGCGGCGAGGGGCAACCCATGGTCGCGCTCGTGGTGAGTGACCGCAATTGCTTCACCCCCGCGCTCGCGCGCAAGCAGAAGAAGGTCGTGGTGATGGTCGAGGCCAACATCCACGCGGGCGAGGTCGAGGGCAAGGAGTCCGTGCTCGCGCTCGCGCGCGACCTCACCCTCACCAAGCTCGGCCAGAAGCTGCTCGACAAGCTGTGTCTGGTGTTGGTGCCCAACTTCAACCCGGATGGCAACGACCGCATCAGCCCGAACAACCGCAAGCTCAACCTGGCCGAGCTCGAGGGGCAGGTGAACCCCCCGGGGGGCGTGGGCACGCGCTACACGGGCGAGGGATGGAACCTCAACCGCGACAACATGAAGCAGGAGGCACCCGAGACGCGCTGCCTGGCGAAGCTCCATCAGGAGTGGTGGCCGCACGTCTTCATCGACTGCCACACCACCGATGGCAGCATCCACGCCTTCGATCTGACGTATGACACGTCTCACTCGAACGAGCCGCTCTTCTCCGAGCTGCGCGCCTTCAACCGCGTGATGCTCGACCGCGTGGCCGCGGCGGTGTCCAAGCGTCACGACTTCCAGAGCTTCTGGTATGGCAATTACAAGGAGGAGGGCAACCCGCGCTCGGGCTGGCACACCTATCCCGCGCTCCCGCGCTTTGGCAGCCATTACCGGGGCCTGCTCGGGCGTATCGACGTGTTGCTGGAGACCTACAGCTACATCGACTTCCCGCGCCGCTGCGCGGTGATGCGGGCGTGGTTGCTCGAGCTGTTCCGGGATGCCGCGAAGAACAGCAGCTCCTACCTCGCCATCACCGAGGCGGAGGGGGAGCGCATCCTCGCGCGCGGCGAGTCCCCGGACGTCACGGCGCTCGTGGGCATCAACTACGGCGTGGCCACTCGCGATGAGAAGGGCGCGCTGGTGTTCGAGTACCCCGCCCACGCGAAGTCCGGCGACGTGGCGGAAATCCTCGCCTTCGACGAGGCGAGCATCACCGCGCGGCGCTACCCGGGAAAGCGCCCACGCACCTGGCGCATGCCGCACCACCGCACCTTCGTGCCCACCCAGGCGGTGAGCACGCCGTCCGCGTACCTCGTGCCCGAGTCGCTCGCCACGCGGCTGGAGGGGCACGGCATCCGCTTCGAGCGCCTCACGGCCGCCCAGCGCTTCACGGTCGACAGCTACCGGGTGGCGCGGCGCGAGGAGACGTTCAGCCCCGACGTGGCCGCCAACGTGCCGCCGCCCGGTGAGGCCGAGGTGCCGCTCAGCCAGAAGCCCAAGCCCGTGCGCTTCGAGACCGTGCTCACCGTGTCCCCCGAGCGCGCCTCGCGCGAGTTCCCCCCGGGCACGCTGCTCGTCCCCACCGCCCAGCGCGCCGGGACGCTGGCCGTGTACCTGCTCGAGCCCCACTCCGACGACGGCTTCTGCCGCTGGCAGTTCCTCGACAAGGACATCACCGTGGGTGAGCTGTACCCGGTACACCGCGTGGTGGTCGCGGGGCCGGTGCCCCGGAAGGCCGAGTGACCAGACAGGTCGGGTGCCTCACGGCTTGGGGGGCGGCAACGCCTCGGGCAGTGGCATCCGCACGAGTTTCAGTCCCCGGGCACCGAGGTCGATGACGGTGAAGCCCTGGCCAGCGACGCGCACCCGCTGGCCCGCGCGGGCCTCTCCCTCCTGTAGCCACGTCTCCGCCGCCTCGCGCGTGGCGAAGACGTGGTCCACCTTGACGCCCTCGACGGCCGGCGTGGTGAGCTTGCGGAAGTACTCCCGGAATTCGTCGAGCTTGTGCTGCTCATCGCGTACGAAGAGCAGCGCGGCCGCGCATACCCGGAGCGACTCCTCCTCGAGCGTCCCCTCTGGCTGATTCCTGCTCAGCACCTCCACGGTGCGCAGCACGGAGTCCACATCGAAGTTCACGTTGTATTTCGTCATGGGCGACGGGAGTCCCTGGGGCCACCGCCCCTCGGCTCGGTGCGACAACGGAAGGCTCATCCTGGACGAAACCCAGTAAAAACGGGTATTTGGGAGGGGGGGGGGGGGGGGGGGGGGGGGGGGGGGGGCTGTACAAAAGTTCAGTACAGTCCTGCCCCGTGGACGGATTGACCGCCCCTCCTCCCGCGGGCAACCCGCGGATGGGATAGACCCTACTCCAGGAGACCCCTCCTCCCGCAAGCCCGCCCGCCTGATCTCCGACGGGTGGAGGATGCCCCGCCCCCCGCCTCGTGGCTCCCGGGCTACAATGGCGCACCTCGCCATGGATTCTTCCCCCTCGAACCTCCCCGCGCCCGCTCTTCATGCCCTCGGACGTTATGAGCTCGTCCATCTGCTCGGGCAGGGCGGCATGGGGGAGGTCTACCTGGCCAAGATTTCCGGCGCGGCGGGCTTCGAGAAGCCCTGTATCGTCAAGACCGTCCTGCCCGCCCTGCTCAAGGACCGGCAGTTCCTCGATCGCTTCCACCACGAGGCCAAGGTGCTGGTGCACCTGGCGCACTCGTCCATCGCTCAGGTCTACGACATGGGCGAGGCCGAGGGCACCTACTACATGGCGCTCGAGTACGTGGCCGGCGTGGATCTCGCCTATCTGCAGGAGCAGGCGCGCGCCCAGGGCAGGTCCATCCCCGTTCCGGTGGCGCTCTACCTCGGCCAGCGCATCGCCGAGGGGCTCGGCTACGCCCACCGCAAGATGGGCCCGGACGGCGCCCCACTGGGGATCGTCCACCGGGACGTGTCGCCCCACAACGTGATGGTCTCGTACGAGGGCGAGGTGAAGGTCATCGACTTCGGCCTCGCCAAGAGCGCCGCGCGCAGCAAGTACACGCTGCCCGCCACCGTCATGGGCAAGCTCGGCTACATGTCTCCCGAACAGGTCCGCGCCGAGTCCGTGGATCATCGCACCGACCTCTATTCGTGCGGCGTGGTGGTGTGGGAGCTGCTCGCGGGACGGCCGCTCATCGCCCATGGCACCGTGGGCGAGATGATGGCCGCCATGACCCACCCCGCGGTGCCCTCGTTGAGCGAGCTGCGCGCGGACGTCGACCCCGCGCTCGATGCCGCGATCCGCCGCGCCCTGGCCCCCTCGCCCGAGGAGCGCTATGCCCGCGCGGACGACTTCGCCCGCGCCCTCAACGAGCACTTCCTGCACACCGGCTCCTCCGTGGGCGCCGAGGAGGTGGGCAACTTCGTTCGGGAGATCTGTCCCGAGGCCTTCGCCTCGCAACGAGAGATCATCAGTCGGCTCACCTCCGCTTCGAGCACCCGCCGCACCCCCTTGCCTCCGGCCGTCGTGTTGCCCATGAACACGGGGGTTCAGTTCGCACCCACCGAGAACGGGGCCACCCCGGGGACCCTCATTCCGATGGCTTTGCCCCCCGCGCAGGGCCTCGCGGACACCCTGATGCGCTCGCCGAGCAGCACCCAGGTGCCCACCGTGGGGGCCTCACCCGAGTCGTTCCAACTTCAGGGCCCCAGCCGCAAGGGATGGCTGGTGGCCATCTCCCTCGCGGCGCTCGGTCTGATCGGAGCCTCGGCGGGCATCACCGCCGTCGTGATGGAGAACCGGCGGCCATTGCACCAGAGGAGCCCGGATGGCCGGATGGGTGAGCCCCGTGAGCATCACGGACCCCCGGGACCCCAGTGGCCTGGCGAACACCGCGGACCCCCGGGATCCCAGTGGCCCCCGCCCGGTTCGTTCGAACCGCCTCCCTCCCCCGGCGAGCCACCCGAAGCCCCCAAGGCCGCGCCCGCACCAGAAGCGATCGCCACGAAACCTTCCATCGCGAAACCCTCCGCGGTAGCACCCGTTGCCGCCCGGTTCATCTCCGCGGAGAACGTCGCGGCGATCCAGCCCACGGGGTCACCCCATGTCGTTCTCCAGGGGCTCCATTCGGGACTCTCCTCCGGCATGGTCCTCCAGGTCGTGGGCGCGCTCACGCGAGATGGCAAGGCGAAGCTGCTCGGCGAGGCCACCGTCCTCAACGTGCTTCCTCGGCGCGCGACGTTGCGCCTGGACGAGCGCGCGCAGGGCGCGGCGAAGTTCGTGCGCTTCGTGGTGCTTCCCGAGCCGAAGGAGACCCCTGATGAGCCCCCGCGTACCCCAAGTACCAAGGCCGAGCCAACGACTCCCACCAAGGCACCTGAGCCCCGGCAATTGAGTGGACGTATCGCCCCGCGTGGCCCCTTCGGCCAGAAGATCGAACTCACCAACACGGACACCATCATCTGGAGCGATTGCATCCTCGTGACCGGAGGCCGGGATGTGTACAAGCTCGGAGGCATGGCGCCCCAGGGCTCGCGGGAGATTCCCCTGACCGCGTTCGAGAAGGGCGGGCGCGAGGTCCCCTTCGTGAACAGGAATCGCCTGG
Above is a window of Cystobacter fuscus DNA encoding:
- a CDS encoding LysR family transcriptional regulator, which translates into the protein MDVFQAMRVFAKVVELEGFSRAAERLGISATAASRQVAELEARLGVRLLHRTTRRLYLTDSGRSYYERCAQILNDLDEAELTISSAAGRPQGLLRVAAPVSFGVQHLTPLFLDYMERYPEVTLELSLSDRMVDLVEEGYDLALRITQELKTTLVARPLAQARLVACAAPSYLERHGVPRTPEELRHHECLCYTYDALRGVWEFEGSSGPVRVSVQGRLATNNGDSLRAAAVAGRGIILEPTFLVGEDLRQGRLVRLLSDYPVSPLTLYAVYPSRRYLSPKVRTLVDFLVERIAEPLPWDAWMRSGVRDTGSGR
- a CDS encoding B-box zinc finger protein; the encoded protein is MVPTAEPLASSTPRCPPHQRPAVATCVRCGTFLCGECTELLGESATCASCLPLLRAHGAASLPLKLAFGLCVAAMMSSPFTLLLPLHVKVDPERALIVLPLLRRLPVLNVLAAGVGGVLASRELRRLGPGARSTPAGSLARWTRALAWLNLGFALLQGLLVLRLVLGLRALAGP
- a CDS encoding radical SAM protein is translated as MPLARPHIEPRRVPTADSVVVKEIYLSVQGESSHAGLLCSFVRLTGCHLRCSYCDSEFAFHGGQRRKISEVVDEVKALGSPRVEVTGGEPLLQPGVYPLMEQLLGAGLTVLLETSGAIDVRLVPPAVHKIVDMKTPSSGESDRNDYRNLESMNANDELKFVIGSREDYEWSKRLITEHRLLDRPYELLFSTVHGKITTKDLAEWVIADRLPVRFQLQMHKYIWDPNERGV
- the nudC gene encoding NAD(+) diphosphatase, with the protein product MSPSRFVPGFDAPDRPRDSALLFAARGFDLLVTDGEGEGGALLPTVGRLPSLATQTLFLGTLDGVDCYVTALPKDTEAPTGMKFIPGRALYSRVDEDTFGIVGRSLAIAEWDLLHRFCGRCAQPTVLTPGERARRCSACRTPFYPRISPAVIVLISRGDEMLLARNASFPDAFFSTLAGFVDVGESLEETVAREVREEVGLELKNLRYFGSQPWPFGRSLMVGFTAEYASGEIRVDGQEIAEAGWFGVDRLPRIPPPLSIARRLIDSHIAQVKGRASSP
- a CDS encoding cytochrome P450, which produces MTHVAATARVPPGPKGHWLLGNLPERRSDPLTLFQRGRERYGDVVRYPMGPLLMYQLSHPDDVKRVLVDNAQNYQKTALMQRLRPVLGEGLLLSEGDFWKRQRRLAQPAFHRERMEDIAALITRLVEESLPRWDALAARGEPFDLCAELMRLVLSITGQVLFSTDLSGAANDMARAVTTVLEELNQRVLSALPLPSLLPLPGHLRLRSAIRVLDRIVYGIIDGRHRGTDASGDLLSMLMAARDADTGEGMSDRQLRDEVMTLVLAGHETTANALAWTFLLLHQHPEAAKRLVEEVTGVLDERTPTFQDLPRLRYTARVFDESMRLYPPAWLISRVALADDELGGYMLPRGSIVVMLPYVIHRHPAFWERPDSFDPDRFLPERAGTRPRFAWLPFGGGQRMCIGSGLALLEGQLCLAMLARRYRFQLVPEHPVVPQALVTLRPRFGLRVIARRREPGTVQGEVLDGAGRERSDARP
- a CDS encoding M14 family zinc carboxypeptidase; its protein translation is MKELLTRAEATNYQETSRHADVLAFVDALCARTKLARRVDFGQSGEGQPMVALVVSDRNCFTPALARKQKKVVVMVEANIHAGEVEGKESVLALARDLTLTKLGQKLLDKLCLVLVPNFNPDGNDRISPNNRKLNLAELEGQVNPPGGVGTRYTGEGWNLNRDNMKQEAPETRCLAKLHQEWWPHVFIDCHTTDGSIHAFDLTYDTSHSNEPLFSELRAFNRVMLDRVAAAVSKRHDFQSFWYGNYKEEGNPRSGWHTYPALPRFGSHYRGLLGRIDVLLETYSYIDFPRRCAVMRAWLLELFRDAAKNSSSYLAITEAEGERILARGESPDVTALVGINYGVATRDEKGALVFEYPAHAKSGDVAEILAFDEASITARRYPGKRPRTWRMPHHRTFVPTQAVSTPSAYLVPESLATRLEGHGIRFERLTAAQRFTVDSYRVARREETFSPDVAANVPPPGEAEVPLSQKPKPVRFETVLTVSPERASREFPPGTLLVPTAQRAGTLAVYLLEPHSDDGFCRWQFLDKDITVGELYPVHRVVVAGPVPRKAE
- a CDS encoding serine/threonine protein kinase, with product MDSSPSNLPAPALHALGRYELVHLLGQGGMGEVYLAKISGAAGFEKPCIVKTVLPALLKDRQFLDRFHHEAKVLVHLAHSSIAQVYDMGEAEGTYYMALEYVAGVDLAYLQEQARAQGRSIPVPVALYLGQRIAEGLGYAHRKMGPDGAPLGIVHRDVSPHNVMVSYEGEVKVIDFGLAKSAARSKYTLPATVMGKLGYMSPEQVRAESVDHRTDLYSCGVVVWELLAGRPLIAHGTVGEMMAAMTHPAVPSLSELRADVDPALDAAIRRALAPSPEERYARADDFARALNEHFLHTGSSVGAEEVGNFVREICPEAFASQREIISRLTSASSTRRTPLPPAVVLPMNTGVQFAPTENGATPGTLIPMALPPAQGLADTLMRSPSSTQVPTVGASPESFQLQGPSRKGWLVAISLAALGLIGASAGITAVVMENRRPLHQRSPDGRMGEPREHHGPPGPQWPGEHRGPPGSQWPPPGSFEPPPSPGEPPEAPKAAPAPEAIATKPSIAKPSAVAPVAARFISAENVAAIQPTGSPHVVLQGLHSGLSSGMVLQVVGALTRDGKAKLLGEATVLNVLPRRATLRLDERAQGAAKFVRFVVLPEPKETPDEPPRTPSTKAEPTTPTKAPEPRQLSGRIAPRGPFGQKIELTNTDTIIWSDCILVTGGRDVYKLGGMAPQGSREIPLTAFEKGGREVPFVNRNRLGLFCAEGQREFPLR